In Caldicellulosiruptor obsidiansis OB47, a single window of DNA contains:
- the atpF gene encoding F0F1 ATP synthase subunit B, giving the protein MFSLEIFENIFFWAIINFLILYLIYKKFFFQRVTQFMEKRSQMIQEQLDFAAKSKEEAIKLKEEYENILAQAHAKANEIVEKATLEAQRQATEIIENAKLEANRIIEDALRQFEIEKKKQINELKNQFVSIALLAASRVIEKNLNTEENRKMVENIFDEAGVA; this is encoded by the coding sequence ATGTTTAGCCTTGAGATCTTTGAGAATATATTCTTTTGGGCAATTATAAACTTTTTGATACTTTATCTAATATACAAAAAGTTTTTCTTCCAAAGAGTTACGCAGTTTATGGAAAAGAGATCTCAGATGATTCAAGAACAGCTTGATTTTGCAGCAAAGTCAAAAGAAGAGGCAATAAAACTAAAGGAAGAATATGAGAATATACTTGCCCAGGCACATGCCAAAGCAAACGAGATTGTTGAGAAGGCAACTTTGGAAGCACAAAGACAAGCAACAGAAATTATTGAAAATGCAAAACTTGAAGCTAACAGAATTATTGAAGATGCGCTCAGACAATTTGAGATTGAAAAGAAGAAACAAATAAACGAACTTAAAAATCAGTTTGTATCAATTGCTCTTCTTGCTGCGTCCAGGGTAATTGAGAAAAACCTGAATACAGAAGAAAATAGAAAGATGGTTGAGAACATATTTGATGAGGCAGGGGTTGCTTGA
- the atpH gene encoding ATP synthase F1 subunit delta, protein MLPAKRYAEALIKLGQEEGNLEKFYNHLFKLFEIIKSNNEFNNIWFDLEMKRSEKKQKIKAFFDDDIDSYILNLLYLLIDKRREIILPYIPLYYKQMYDKIVGNVDVEVIVAHEIGSDVLNKISKWLGKRYGVKNPRFIVKIDRNIIGGIKLLFNNIEVDASIKGALDSIRKELVKIAIL, encoded by the coding sequence ATGTTGCCAGCAAAAAGATATGCAGAGGCTCTTATAAAGCTTGGTCAAGAGGAAGGTAATCTGGAAAAATTTTATAATCATTTGTTCAAATTATTTGAGATTATCAAAAGTAATAATGAATTTAATAATATTTGGTTTGATTTAGAAATGAAGCGTTCAGAAAAGAAACAAAAAATCAAAGCATTTTTTGATGATGACATTGACAGTTACATTTTGAACCTCCTTTATCTCCTTATTGATAAACGCAGAGAAATAATTCTTCCCTATATACCTCTTTATTACAAGCAGATGTACGATAAAATTGTGGGGAATGTTGATGTTGAGGTTATTGTTGCGCATGAAATTGGGAGCGATGTGTTGAACAAGATTTCTAAATGGCTTGGGAAAAGATATGGAGTCAAAAATCCGAGGTTTATTGTAAAGATTGACAGGAACATAATTGGCGGGATAAAACTTTTATTTAATAACATTGAAGTTGATGCTTCAATAAAAGGTGCTCTTGATTCAATAAGAAAAGAGCTTGTAAAGATAGCTATTTTGTAG
- the atpA gene encoding F0F1 ATP synthase subunit alpha, which produces MVDVTIRPDEIASIIKDQIKNYEKKIETSDVGIVIMAGDGIARIHGLDNCMAGELLEFPNGVFGMALNLEEDNVGCVILGNDKDIKEGTIVKRTGRVVEVPVGEELLGRVVNALGQPIDGLGPINAKKFRPVERIAPGVIEREPVKTPLQTGIMAIDAMIPIGRGQRELIIGDRQTGKTAIAIDTIINQKDQGVYCIYVAIGQKASTVAQIVHTLKEYGAMDYTIVVSATASDSAPLQFLAPYAGCAMGEEFMESGKDALIIYDDLSKHAVAYRAMSLLLRRPPGREAYPGDVFYLHSRLLERAAKLNAQRGGGSLTALPIIETQAGDVSAYIPTNVISITDGQIYLESELFYAGIRPAINAGISVSRVGGNAQIKAMKKVAGRLRLDLAQYRELEAFAQFGSELDKSTRERLAQGQRIVETLKQPQYRPLPVWHQVVILYSAVNGYLMDIEVSKVREFNEKLVQYISANYPQIFDSIKETKDLTPETEELLKKVIVEFKERFKSNK; this is translated from the coding sequence ATGGTTGATGTAACAATTAGACCAGATGAAATTGCTTCAATAATAAAGGATCAAATAAAAAACTATGAAAAAAAGATTGAAACAAGCGATGTTGGTATTGTCATAATGGCAGGTGACGGTATTGCGAGAATACATGGTCTTGACAACTGCATGGCTGGAGAGCTTTTAGAATTTCCTAATGGAGTTTTTGGAATGGCTCTCAACTTAGAGGAAGACAATGTTGGATGTGTTATACTGGGGAATGACAAGGATATAAAAGAAGGAACCATCGTAAAGAGGACAGGTAGAGTTGTCGAAGTGCCTGTAGGAGAAGAACTTTTGGGAAGAGTTGTAAACGCTTTAGGCCAACCCATAGATGGTCTTGGTCCCATAAATGCGAAGAAGTTCAGACCAGTGGAAAGGATAGCTCCTGGTGTAATTGAAAGAGAACCTGTTAAAACTCCTCTTCAGACAGGTATAATGGCAATTGACGCTATGATTCCTATAGGAAGAGGACAGAGAGAGCTTATAATTGGTGATAGGCAAACTGGTAAAACTGCAATTGCAATAGATACGATTATAAACCAGAAAGATCAAGGTGTTTATTGCATCTATGTGGCAATTGGGCAAAAGGCCTCTACAGTTGCTCAGATAGTCCATACTTTAAAAGAATACGGTGCGATGGATTATACCATTGTTGTGAGTGCAACAGCAAGTGACTCAGCTCCTCTTCAATTCTTAGCTCCATACGCAGGTTGCGCAATGGGTGAAGAGTTTATGGAATCAGGCAAAGATGCACTCATTATATACGATGACCTTTCTAAACACGCTGTTGCATACAGGGCAATGTCTCTTTTACTCAGACGTCCACCTGGAAGAGAAGCTTACCCTGGCGATGTATTTTACCTGCATTCAAGACTTTTGGAAAGAGCAGCAAAACTGAATGCTCAGCGTGGTGGAGGTTCACTTACTGCGCTGCCAATAATAGAAACTCAAGCAGGTGACGTTTCAGCATATATTCCGACAAATGTTATTTCTATTACAGATGGACAGATATACCTTGAAAGTGAGTTGTTTTATGCTGGCATAAGACCTGCGATAAATGCCGGTATTTCTGTCTCAAGAGTCGGTGGTAATGCTCAAATAAAGGCAATGAAAAAGGTTGCGGGAAGGCTCAGACTTGATCTTGCTCAGTACCGTGAGCTTGAAGCTTTTGCTCAGTTTGGTTCAGAACTCGATAAATCAACGCGAGAAAGACTTGCTCAGGGACAAAGAATTGTGGAGACGTTAAAACAGCCACAGTACAGACCACTGCCAGTATGGCATCAGGTTGTGATTTTGTACAGTGCTGTAAATGGTTATTTGATGGATATAGAAGTTTCGAAGGTAAGGGAATTTAATGAGAAGCTTGTACAGTATATATCTGCAAACTATCCGCAAATATTTGATTCTATAAAAGAGACAAAAGATTTGACACCTGAAACAGAAGAGCTTTTGAAGAAGGTCATAGTAGAGTTCAAAGAGAGATTTAAGAGTAACAAGTAG
- the atpG gene encoding ATP synthase F1 subunit gamma, with translation MANKTRWIKSRIRSVNETKKITRAMYLISASKVKRLRDRLDSTRPYFEKVNEFMKDLILHGVKTPHILFDGSYKEGKKKIGVILISGDKGLCGGYNANVLRSTTSLYGNFAKEADVTFFPIGTVGRNFLVRHGYQVDEGFNYQTQSVSIKLARLISQKIVRKYYTGEVHEVYIIYTKLVSTIKQEVTIKKLLPLDKTEFGIEESKSDEMIIYEPDPVSVLDIVIYEYIKGIIFGAMMDSYVSELAARMTAMDNATKSADEMIQKLILKLNRERQAVITQEISEIISGAAALK, from the coding sequence ATGGCGAACAAAACAAGATGGATAAAATCAAGGATCAGAAGTGTCAATGAAACAAAAAAGATCACAAGAGCAATGTATCTTATCTCTGCATCAAAGGTGAAAAGGCTTCGAGATAGGCTTGATAGTACAAGACCTTATTTTGAAAAGGTAAATGAGTTTATGAAAGATTTGATTTTGCATGGAGTGAAAACACCACATATTCTTTTTGATGGGTCATATAAGGAAGGTAAAAAGAAGATAGGTGTTATATTGATAAGTGGTGACAAGGGTTTATGTGGAGGATACAATGCTAATGTTCTGAGAAGTACAACCAGCTTATATGGAAATTTCGCAAAAGAAGCGGATGTGACGTTTTTCCCTATTGGTACGGTGGGACGAAACTTTTTGGTTCGCCATGGGTATCAGGTTGATGAAGGTTTTAATTACCAGACACAGTCTGTTTCTATAAAACTTGCAAGACTCATTTCGCAAAAGATTGTGAGAAAATATTATACCGGTGAAGTTCATGAAGTTTACATCATTTACACAAAACTTGTTTCAACCATAAAACAAGAAGTTACTATCAAAAAACTTTTGCCTCTTGACAAGACTGAATTTGGTATAGAAGAGAGTAAAAGCGATGAGATGATAATCTACGAGCCAGACCCAGTTTCTGTACTTGACATCGTTATTTATGAATACATCAAAGGAATTATCTTTGGTGCTATGATGGATTCATATGTGAGTGAACTTGCTGCAAGAATGACAGCAATGGACAATGCCACAAAAAGTGCTGATGAGATGATACAAAAACTTATTTTAAAACTTAACAGAGAACGCCAGGCTGTGATAACCCAGGAAATTTCAGAGATTATAAGTGGTGCCGCAGCTTTGAAATAA